The following proteins are encoded in a genomic region of bacterium:
- a CDS encoding aspartate kinase translates to MALIVQKFGGTSVGNAERIKLVAKRVIADKKKNNRVVVVVSAMGDTTDDLINLAEQITKNPSEREMDMLLSTGEQVSIALLAMAIHNQGVEAISFTGPQVGIITDNIHRKAKIISINADRIHKELEKNKIVIVAGFQGIDENQDITTLGRGGSDTTAVALAAALKADLCEIYTDVDGIYTADPRIIPNAKKFSYITYDETLELASLGAQVLHSRSVEIAKKYNIPLRVRSTFSKDKGTMLLSEEKYGKENKNMEKILVSGVACDKNEAKVSIIDIPDRPGIAAQIFGELADGNIVVDMIIQSAGEDGKNDISFTVMKGDLDKTLEIMENTAKKMKAKKVIYDKNIAKVSAVGIGMRSHSGVAARMFRILGNAGINIQMISTSEIKISCVVSQKDADKALQVIHKEFNLGK, encoded by the coding sequence ATGGCTCTTATTGTTCAAAAGTTCGGGGGAACATCGGTAGGTAACGCGGAAAGGATCAAACTGGTGGCTAAACGGGTTATCGCGGACAAGAAGAAAAATAACCGCGTTGTTGTGGTTGTTTCGGCCATGGGTGACACTACGGATGATTTAATAAACCTTGCTGAACAAATCACAAAAAATCCAAGTGAGAGAGAAATGGACATGCTTCTTTCAACCGGGGAACAAGTATCAATCGCTCTTTTGGCAATGGCTATTCATAACCAGGGTGTCGAAGCTATATCATTTACAGGCCCGCAGGTAGGAATAATTACCGACAATATCCACAGGAAAGCCAAAATAATAAGTATAAACGCTGATAGAATTCATAAAGAACTTGAAAAGAATAAAATTGTTATTGTCGCGGGGTTCCAGGGAATTGATGAAAATCAGGACATAACCACATTAGGGCGCGGGGGGTCGGATACAACTGCTGTTGCCCTTGCCGCCGCGCTGAAGGCGGACCTTTGCGAAATATATACCGATGTTGACGGCATATACACTGCTGACCCAAGGATAATCCCGAACGCGAAAAAATTTTCTTATATAACTTATGATGAAACGCTGGAACTGGCAAGCCTGGGCGCACAGGTCCTTCATTCACGTTCAGTGGAGATAGCAAAAAAATATAATATACCCTTAAGGGTCCGTTCAACTTTTTCAAAAGATAAGGGAACAATGCTTTTGTCTGAAGAAAAATATGGAAAGGAAAATAAAAATATGGAGAAGATTCTGGTAAGCGGTGTAGCATGCGATAAAAATGAAGCCAAGGTCTCAATTATCGATATACCTGACCGGCCCGGGATCGCGGCGCAAATTTTCGGGGAGCTGGCGGACGGGAATATTGTTGTGGATATGATTATCCAGAGTGCTGGAGAAGATGGTAAAAATGATATTTCTTTCACAGTCATGAAAGGCGATTTAGATAAGACACTTGAGATAATGGAAAATACCGCGAAAAAAATGAAAGCAAAAAAAGTCATCTATGATAAAAATATAGCAAAGGTTTCAGCGGTTGGAATCGGTATGCGCAGCCATTCAGGTGTCGCGGCAAGGATGTTCCGGATACTTGGTAACGCCGGCATAAATATCCAGATGATAAGCACTTCTGAAATAAAAATTTCATGTGTCGTAAGCCAGAAAGATGCCGATAAAGCGCTCCAGGTTATTCATAAAGAGTTCAATCTTGGAAAATAA
- a CDS encoding acylphosphatase, with amino-acid sequence MSENIRVDLIVKGRVQGVYYRSFAEEMAHQYNIRGYARNLPTGDVEIAAEGNRNNIESFISELWKGPPMAIVRDIIKSEDKYKEEFKGFSVRF; translated from the coding sequence ATGTCCGAAAATATAAGAGTGGATTTAATTGTCAAGGGCAGGGTGCAGGGTGTTTATTACAGGTCTTTTGCAGAAGAAATGGCACACCAGTATAACATTAGAGGTTACGCAAGAAATTTGCCGACAGGAGATGTGGAAATTGCCGCAGAAGGGAACAGGAACAATATTGAGTCTTTTATCAGTGAATTATGGAAAGGCCCTCCAATGGCCATAGTGAGGGATATTATTAAAAGTGAGGATAAATATAAAGAAGAATTTAAAGGGTTTTCAGTCAGATTTTAG
- a CDS encoding M23 family metallopeptidase, giving the protein MLLFLNTGCGSSSRYYRKEAASKDYHIVKKGDTLYSIARRYNIPPKSLIQYNRIQNPKNIEIGQKIYLPSWKKYSTAYKKKKPSYSKKKNPPLKFIWPAQGQLTSKFGFRFGIPHKGIDIGAPYGTKVFAAYDGEVALVESRPRGLGNVIILKHEKDFITVYGHNHKILVKENQKVKKGQVISLMGSSGWSTGPHLHFEIRCNGEAINPLDCLP; this is encoded by the coding sequence GTGTTATTGTTTTTAAATACCGGGTGCGGGAGCAGCAGCCGGTACTACCGGAAAGAAGCCGCGTCAAAAGATTATCATATTGTTAAAAAAGGCGATACGTTATATTCAATTGCGAGAAGATACAATATTCCGCCAAAAAGCCTTATACAGTATAACCGTATACAGAATCCCAAAAACATAGAGATAGGGCAAAAAATTTATCTGCCGTCCTGGAAAAAGTATAGTACCGCTTATAAAAAGAAAAAACCGTCGTACAGCAAAAAGAAAAATCCACCTCTGAAATTCATTTGGCCGGCACAGGGGCAGTTAACGTCAAAATTCGGTTTTAGATTCGGGATACCGCATAAGGGAATTGATATAGGGGCTCCTTACGGTACCAAGGTATTTGCCGCCTATGATGGTGAGGTGGCACTTGTCGAATCCCGTCCCCGCGGGCTTGGAAATGTAATAATTTTAAAGCACGAAAAAGATTTCATAACGGTTTACGGACATAATCACAAAATTTTAGTCAAGGAAAATCAAAAGGTCAAAAAGGGACAGGTCATCTCCCTGATGGGCAGTTCCGGCTGGTCCACGGGGCCCCATCTGCATTTTGAAATTCGATGCAACGGTGAGGCGATTAATCCGCTGGATTGCCTGCCGTAG
- a CDS encoding methylated-DNA--[protein]-cysteine S-methyltransferase, with the protein MFWFQVKTKSGYVRIEYLINTIIDIKLNTSPQKRDKNYKVYNRLKNDLLKYFSGRKIDFKRYKINIDGLTDFERNVLENTRLIPYGNTKSYSQIASEAGNPRAGRAAGNALNKNPVPIIIPCHRVIKKTGKPGGFSAGEKWKKILLLLENP; encoded by the coding sequence ATGTTCTGGTTCCAGGTAAAAACAAAATCGGGTTATGTGAGGATTGAATATTTGATAAACACTATAATTGACATAAAGTTAAACACCTCCCCGCAGAAAAGAGACAAAAATTATAAGGTTTATAATAGATTAAAAAATGACTTGTTAAAATATTTCAGCGGGCGGAAAATAGATTTCAAAAGATATAAAATCAATATTGATGGTTTAACGGATTTCGAGAGAAATGTTTTGGAAAATACAAGGCTGATTCCATATGGAAACACGAAATCCTATTCACAAATAGCAAGTGAGGCAGGGAATCCCAGGGCCGGCAGGGCGGCAGGCAATGCCCTGAACAAAAACCCGGTACCGATTATTATACCGTGCCACCGGGTTATAAAAAAGACAGGGAAACCGGGAGGGTTTTCCGCCGGTGAAAAATGGAAGAAAATCCTGCTTTTATTAGAAAATCCTTGA